The genomic stretch CGTTCTAGCAATTTCCGTATCAGATAGCTCGAAGCGATAAAAAAGGTCTAGAACCTCTTTCTGCTTTGAAGTTAACCTGCTAAAAGCAAGATAAATGGATTTCTGCTGTATACTCTCTTCAAACGCTGGTTCTTCATCACTACTTGTCGGACTTTCAATCAAATCAATCCACGCAGCATCTGAGGCTCCTATAGGTTGATCAAGTGTGAGAGGAAAACGAAGATGCCCAACTCTACGCTTTCGATCAAAGTTAATGGCCGTATAACGAATGAGCTTCGTCACATAAGCGATAAATCGGATTTCCGTATAATACTTATGAAAAAGAGAATTGAGCCTGTTTAACGCTTCACGATCCCTCGATTCATAAGCCTCCATAAAACTTGTCCAATGCGCTTCTTTTTGAATAAACGACTGAAACAAGAGATTTTCCTTTAACTCCTCCATCACTTTATCTAAACGCCATTCATTCTTCATCCTCACCTCTCCCTTCTCTGTCTGTAGGAATGAAAGTATGCTGAAAGATAAAAATCACAACCCTCATTTCGAACGTATGTTCTTATTTTAATTATAGAAAAAACTCATGAAAATAACCATGAGTCAATACTTCCTATTTCACATAGGTCGATCGAACTAGAGAGAAAGATCAACAAGCAGCCCTTTTATTTCTCCGACTAGTGATAATAAGG from Bacillus sp. Cs-700 encodes the following:
- a CDS encoding sigma-70 family RNA polymerase sigma factor; its protein translation is MKNEWRLDKVMEELKENLLFQSFIQKEAHWTSFMEAYESRDREALNRLNSLFHKYYTEIRFIAYVTKLIRYTAINFDRKRRVGHLRFPLTLDQPIGASDAAWIDLIESPTSSDEEPAFEESIQQKSIYLAFSRLTSKQKEVLDLFYRFELSDTEIARTAGISQQAVSRRRKRALEKLKAAGKEGSS